The Arachis hypogaea cultivar Tifrunner chromosome 14, arahy.Tifrunner.gnm2.J5K5, whole genome shotgun sequence DNA window CATGTTTAGTGGATTTGGAATGTAATTTATTggctataattttttatttcttaagtaattttggttcacttcttagtttaattgaggttcatttagatccaaaaatgaatttgacgtgtttttgttatgattgagttttttttactgtttgttcaaatctgaactaattttgttcatttgtatgctaattgaggttcacttgatgctgatGATAAGTTTTGACCAATTTTTTTagcaaagaagaatgaaattattcattatcactttattcaattgcattagattccaCTTCATTCCATTCAATTAGTTCAGTTCTGAACAAAcagtaaaaaagactcaatcatcaacaaaaacacatctaattcatttttggatccaaatgaatctcaaataaactaagaaatgaaccaaaattatttaaggaataaaaaactTGGTCAATACTTAAAACTTGATCAAAACAGCAGTATCAAGTGAAgctcaattaattcacaaatgaatcgaaattagtttagttttgaacAAGCAattaaaaagactcaatcatcaacaaaagcaCATCCAATTCATTTCTGaattcaaatgaacctcaattaaactaagaaatgaaccgaaattacttaaggaataaaaaatttggttaatatTTATCAGCAACATcaggtgaacctcaattaacacacaaatgaactgaaattagttcagttttgaacaagcagtcaaaaagactcaattatcAATAAAACACATACAATTTATTTCTAGATCCAAATGAATCTcgattaaactaagaaatgaaccgaaattacttaaggaataaaaaatttggtcaatacttatcagcagcatcaagtgaacctcaattaattcacaaatgaaccgaaattagttcaattttaaacgagtcaaaaagactcaattatcaacaaaaatacatcgaattcatttttggatccaaatgaacctcaattaaaaggaggaaaagaaaaaattcaGCAACAGCAGTAGCAATAAAAGAATGACGATTGAGAGAAAatacgcgaagaagaagaagaaatgcgaagaagaaggaggaggaagacgaagaagaagaaggaagaacgcgAAGACGAAGAAGGAGGACTgcgaaaaagaaggaagaacgcagattagtccttaacctgtcgAGTTGGGAGATACCGTAGGCAAAAAAAATGACTTTTATTGAGTTTGGGCCAACTTTGTTAAACTTGGTtggcaaaaaaatttaaatgtgtaatttcaaaatattaaaattaattcgcAGGTTGCATTTGACAATAACATCATAAcagtataaatattttatatacatcCATTTTATTGTGTAACAtccatattttttttatgtgCAAAGAAAACAGCCAAAAGATAATAGATAATATTATCTTTAGTTCACAATATTTAATAGAATGAATAGTGAATATATTCATTATTctcatatttttattcaaaaatgacaaaaaatttgattagaatgctaaaaattaaaatttattcatgaattgattttttattttaaaataattaaaaataaataatttggattttttttaaaaattttaattcctatttttttctaatttataaaCCATATTAAAAAGAGTCTCATTTTTAAATccacttaaatattttttaaatttaaaatttattctattaatatattatagtctttttaaattatgaaattgaattttagaaaaaaataattttttttctaaaaaaaataattttttttaaaagaaaaaatataattcttttgTCATAGTTAAATGTTTTCGAAACAAATTCTAAAAGCGTTGATGTTATGAATGGGGCGGAAGACCTGAAAAGGCGAGAACCCGAGAGGGGGTATAAAGTATAAACAGCGAGGGCAGGTGATTGGGATCCCATCCCAATTCCCAAGAGAAAAGTAACGGTATATGTGTTTTTTTAACGGTGAACGTGAACTGAATTGAAGGTCTCCGTCGGCACTTGGCAGCACGCAACAATGAATTGAAGCCCTTTGTCTTTGATTTGATTTCATAGTTAGTGGCGTTTGGTGGAGTTGGATTCGTTGTGTTGCGTTTGTCTTTTGGGGTATGAATATATGATCGGGCTGGGGTGTGTTTTGTGTGTTAAGTGCTGTAGAGGAGAGAGTTGGAATCTGTTTGGATGAGCGTGTGGTTGACTGCGACTTTGACCCCTTTCCCTTTTTCCCCTTTCCCTTTGGGATTGCTGTAAATATAAGCAGCTCTCCTCTACTCTCCTTGCTAGCTGCCCTCTTCTTTTCCAGAAGAGAATCCTCAATCCATCCATCCATCCATCCATCCGTCACTCGTCAAATCAAGTAGAAGGCTCGAATTGAATTTGATTGATTATTTCCGTTTGGGGGACAGTGACAGAGCAAGGAGAGCATCATGGGTTGCTTCTCTTGTTTCGATTCGAGGGAGGATCAGAAGCTGAATCCCCATGGCAAGCACGATCACGATCACGATCATATTCGCAAGCAgcatcagcagcagcagcagcacccTCACCCATCCAATCCAGCTCTACCTTCTCACATCTCCCGATTGCCCTCTGGTTAGTATCTATCTGATTCTCAATCTCTTTGATTTCTCCGTCAAACAACAAACAAGGCTTCTCCCTTTGCTCTCCTCTTCTCGCCAACAAATTGGATCTCCCCTATCATACTGATTGCATCGCAATGCCCCCACTATCCCGATTTCATTTGGGATTGGCATTTCCTTATTTCCGATTTCAATATGTATCTGCCATATGCCTTAATTAAGTACGACTTACTATCAGTATTAGGTGAACTGAATTGCAGAAGCTTCATCTTGCCACATCCTATTTGAATGACACAGTACATCTGTATTGTACTGTATTCTATTGGGTACTGGTGATCGGTGAATTCAAGGTCTGTTACTGTTTTTTGTCTTGGGGGAATTTGCCAATACTTATGGATCTGCTGTTCTTTCTGTTGGGGTGTGTGTTGCAGGAGCAGACAAGTTGAGGTCCAGAAGTAACGGGGGTTCCAAAAGGGAGCTGCCTGCTCCCAAGGATGGGCCTGGTGTCCAAATTGCTGCTCAAACTTTTACCTTCCGTGAGCTTGCAGCCGCAACTAAGAACTTCAGGCCGGAGTCCTTCATAGGGGAAGGTGGTTTTGGAAGGGTGTACAAAGGGAAGCTGGAGAGCACTGGTCAGGTACAATCTCTCTATTGATTCACTCATGATTATGGATGACATCCAGTTATATTTTCACCCCAAAAGAAGCAAGGGCTAAACAAAATAATGTTCTGTTCCAATGGATCTTTTGGGCCCTGAAAGACACACGTGCTATCTCAGACTCGGACGTTATTCTCTGATTTCTTACATAAGCCATTCCTAGTATCACATGGTAAAAGGATTGTAAAGTTGTGAACCAAGATAAAAGCAAATCTTTGAAGTAGGACAAAGGTTGTGTTAGGTAATTAACAACCAATGACAGCACTGTTGAATCTTTTATGACCAACAGTGCAATAGAAACCGATGATGCTTCATCCATGTAGTGAGACATGTCTTGCTTGTTGTTTTCTTTATGATAACTTGATATATTTGAAATAGGAAGGGAAAGAGGTGGGGGAAAAACAGAGGCTATGGTTGTTATGATTCTTTTGATGAATTTAATTCCAAACTAGCATCCAAATGATTTGTGTGTGTTTAAATCTGATCTAGTTATTTCAGTGAGCTGCAAAaacctgtgtgtgtgtgtggcatATTTTAGGATTTGACTGTGCTAGATGCCTGAGAAGATAATAAAGAAACACTGTGCACACACAATTTGCAATTTTTAGTTTCACCAACCTGCTTTGCATGCGTTTTCCTGTAACTTCTACAGCACAAAATGGTTTTAGAATAAAAGCACTTGAGGCCCCCATTAGTGATTGTTGAGTCCTAACGTTTGTTTACATTAACAGATTGTTGCTGTTAAACAGTTAGACAGAAATGGTCTTCAGGGTAATCGGGAATTCCTTGTCGAAGTTCTAATGCTTAGTCTTCTACATCACCCTAACCTTGTGAATCTCATCGGATACTGTGCGGATGGTGAACAGCGCCTCCTTGTTTATGAATTTATGCCATTGGGATCATTGGAAGACCACCTTCATGGTAGGATACTATGGTTACTCTCTCCTTATTCTCAACTTTGAATTTCTTTCTTATAGGTTAATCTTTCTCATATATGTGGAAGTCCGAAATTATTATTCTCCATTTTACATTTCCTAATTCCTTAACACCAGAACACTGGTCAACGTGTTTTAAACAAAATGCAGTCTCAATGGTACTTTTGTAGCCTTAAGCCTTACGCAGATTGCATGCAAGGAAGGACTATTAGAACTCATTATGTATGCTTGTTTAGCATTTTTGTGGTAGATGCAGAGGAACATAATTCAATGGTTAAAAGGAAATAGCTGTCTCATGTAGAATAGCTCTTCTTGCAGAGTTGGCTAAGTTCTTGCAGGCCTACTTTTGTTCTCTATTTTGCATGTTGCCATTCTTTTCTTACTCTCTGCTTAAAGGTTATAAAACAAAATTCGCTTCTGTTGATTTTAACTCTTCAGTGGCCTTCAGTTTTGACCTTATTACAGTGACAACTGACAACCAATGTTTGTTGTGCTGGTATGAGAACACCAACACTCATTATATTacatgcttttgaactttttgttcttttttcccTCTCATGAATATGGTTATATCTGTTAACAGTGTTTCTAGTTGCTGCTTGGGATTTCAACAAACTGGATTCCATAAGGATTCAGCTTCCTCGATAAAATCATTATCATCTGTGATTGGGATGATTTGTTGTGGTTTCTCATTTTAATGTGCTCTTTTCAATGTGGTGATTAGCTACAAAATGAAGTTAAAATATATTGCTTTTTTGAACTAGCCAGTTTTATATATTTCCTATTTTGTTGTTCTCTTGTTCTCTATTGTTCAACCGGTATATCACGTTGAGGTAGGATGATCAGGCTGGCTTTCAGGTTCAAGCCAGAATGCCCAATGCATGGCTCAGAAATCTGTGGACATTCAAAACCATGAGATAAGGTGTTTTCATATTGAAAAATGAGATTAAGCTCATTAATTGAAAATCCTTCCAATGTTCCAACTTTTCAAGAAGGCTTCCATATAATAAGTAACTTGATAGGTTTGGCTGGTGGTAGAGTTCATTCTTTTCTACCTGGTTGCATatttttctgtcttctgaattctGATTACTGAGGAGTGTGTTTGAATTTTGAGAAGAGTGAGAACAAACGCCATGTTTAATGCAGCAAAATTACTTCCTTCTTAAGCTTAATGCAATTGACATAATAACAGTTAATGTTTAGTTCTCGTGATTGACTTTCATGCAGATCTTCCCCCTGATAAAGAACCATTGGATTGGAACACTAGGATGAAAATAGCTGCAGGGGCTGCAAAAGGACTGGAATACCTGCATGACAAGGCAAATCCTCCAGTTATTTATAGAGACTTCAAGTCATCTAATATATTACTCGACGAAGGATACCACCCCAAGCTTTCTGACTTCGGTCTTGCAAAGCTAGGTCCTGTGGGTGACAAGTCACACGTTTCTACACGTGTGATGGGAACTTATGGTTACTGTGCTCCTGAGTATGCTATGACTGGACAACTGACTGTCAAGTCCGACGTATACAGTTTTGGAGTGGTGTTCTTAGAGCTGATTACAGGCCGGAAAGCAATTGACAGCACCCAACCACATGGAGAACAAAACCTTGTCACATGGGTTGTCCTTAATTCTTCTCTTGACTCCTAATTTTTAGTTTGCAAAGGATATACTCTGAGAGGTAATGGTGATTTTGTATGTTTGAGCAGGCACGTCCACTGTTCAATGACCGCAGGAAGTTTTCAAAGCTGGCTGATCCAAGGCTGCAGGGGAGGTTTCCTATGCGGGGCCTTTACCAGGCTCTAGCTGTGGCATCCATGTGCATCCAAGAATCCGCTGCCACGCGTCCTCTGATTGGGGATGTGGTGACTGCCCTCTCCTATTTGGCCAACCAGGCATATGACCCCAACAATACTGGGCATGGTTATAGGGGCTCTGGTGATGACAAAAGGAACAGAGATGATAAAGGTGCAAGATTATTGAAAAATGATGAAGCTGGAGGATCTGGACACAGATGGGACTTGGAAGGATCTGAGAAAGATGAGTCTCCCAGAGAAACTGCAAGGATGTTGAACAGAGATCTTGACAGAGAACGTGCTGTGGCTGAAGCAAAAATGTGGGGAGAGAACTGGAGAGAAAAAAGAAGACAGAGTTTGGAACCAGGAAGTTTTGATGCTACTAATGTGTAGTGTCCTATGAGCAAATCCCAGCACCAACGTCATTTACAAGATGGGTTTGTGGCTATGGAAGGTGGATATCCATTTGAGGAGCTCATCTTTCTTTGAGCTGATCTAAACAAATCTGAGTAGCCATTTCGGTAGAAGGATGGGCTCTAATTAGTTTACAATCAGTCAGTCTAGCTGCCATTTCTTGCCATGGCTGCAGCAGCATAAAGGAACCTTGTTACAAAATGTTCTCAACTGAACCTTTTTCGCAACTGCCAtcccttttgtttcttttttgctTACCTCCCTGAACTCAAGCATAGTGGATACTTGTACATTATCTGCTATTATGAGTCATTCTCAGAATCGTTGGAGCAAAATCATCCTCAGATAAAAATGCTTCTTCCAGCCTTCCCCCCCTTCCTTTTCACATTGAAGAAACATAGAATGGAATCTTTATAGTATGTCTATCGTAATTTCAGGATTTATAATATCAGATTGTTAGAAATTGCTGAGAGTTAAGTAGAGGCTTGATTGGGTGagtttttaaaagaatattattttaagtgattttttttttaaattttatagaaaaattaaaataatttcatatttaaatatttaatataagtaataacaattatgttaaaaatatttttttattttttataaaagatgtaaattgtagtctttttttagtgtttttatttttattattaaaaatttataaaacactaaaaaaaaaatttttttcattgaaaagagattttttttttaatagtattCAAATAAACTCTGAATAATCGTGCTTTATTGATTTACACCTTATTTATCTAGCAAAATCGACTCATTTGATATAAAAGCTAACATGAAATAATCTCTCAAAAATTTAGTTTGTTTAGGTATAGTTTGggtaaacaatttaattaaattcattttaaaaaaatagcttaaataataaatgactatattaaaagtagcttataaataagttattttgtatttaagtttttagttttaaaaatgcttattttatagaaatgtgataaaagtagtagtattatgaaagaaattatttttttaaatttctctataaactcctaaatagtttcttaaaaaactgcaatttgattttaaaaattgcaccaaacattaatactactattttttataagttaaaagtaaaaaaaaaaattacttttaaaattttctaaacagGTCATTACTCATTAGTATTACTAAATCAAATCTTAGTATAAATAGTATTTGTCAAAAAGGTCGTAAATCATTCTTTCCATATAATGAACAAAAAATTATCTTTCTaatggaaagaaatttgaaaatttgacttaaaattaaataaagagagaaagaactttgaaaatatttatttagagGAATCAACTCGATAGCctccataaaaataaataattgttacgcgAGCTATTTCACAATTTGGTATGTTAATATATACCCTAactttttcaaataattatttcACGTAGTAACCAATATATGTatactacaacaacaacaaagccttgtcccattaAGTGGGGTCGCCTACATGAATCAAATGATGTTATTGaattctgtcatgtatcatgtctacagagagactgtTTACATGTAAGTCTTGCTTGACCACCTTATGAATGGTCTTCTTAgatcttcttctacctttcaccCCTTATCCATCTTCCATCTTATCCACCCTCCTGATTGGGtgttctgtcggtcttcttctcaaaTGTCCAAATCATCTGACAcacgattctaccatctttttcacaatagGTATTACTCTAACTCTCTCcattatatcttcgttccttattttatccaatcaggTATGACCACTCATGCATCTCATCaatatcttcatctctgccacactcaacttatgttcgtgcttCCCTTTGACCGCCCAatactccgtaccataaagcatagccggtcttatcgcagtgcgatagaatttacctttaagttttaaatgcACTTTTCTGTCGCAAATAAAACCAGATgtactccgccattttgaccaacctgcttgaatcctatgatttacatcctgttcaatctctccattattctGTATGatacacccaagatacttaaaacttttaactgttcgtaggatgttttctctaatcttcacctctatattagggttttcccttctcaaaccgaacttacattccatatattccgtcttgctacgacttatgcgcagaccatacacttttaGAGtttctctccataagtccaacttcttatttaggtcttcccttgacttttccctaaggacgatatcatcggcaaaaagcatgcaccatggcacaggctcttggatgtactctatgagtacttccaagactaatgtgaaaatgtatggatttaaggatgatccctggtgtaatcctataccaataggaaattcctctgtcacatcaccttgagtcttcacactagttatgaccccatcatacatgtctttaattgcacgaatatatgtgatcatttctctcttcttttctaaaatcttccataagacctcccttgccACCATATTGTACgcttttttccaaatcaataaacaccatatgtagatcccttttattactacgatacctctccatcatccttcttaacaggtatatTGCTTCGGAGGTGGATCtgtctggcataaatccaaattgattttctgttacttgtgtctcttttttcAACCTCCATTCTATCACCCTTTTTCATAACTTCATGGCTCatgagcttgatccctctataattttcgcaactttgtatattccccttattcttgtaaataggtaccaaggtgctctttctccactcatcagacatcttctttgaccttaaaatctcattaaaaagcttagtTAACCAattgatgccttttcctccaagatCCTTTCAAACCTCAATCagaatattatcaggtcctactgccctgccatttttcatctgctttagagcctcttttaccctgaagtctcgaatccttcgatagtagtcaaagttttgatcttcttcccttgtgcataaccgaccaaggtTTAGAAGAATCTTatgtccttcattaaataactcgtagaagtagcttttccacctttcattaatcttcttctCTTGAGCCAGCACCTCtctatccttatcctttatgcacttaacctgatccaaatctctcgttttTCTTTCacgactctttgcgattctatatatacatttttctccttctttcgtacccaaagactggtagagaccctcatatgctcttgttctttcTTCACTTATAGCaatttttgtctctttcttagccgtcttatttttttccaattatctgcattgcggcataaagaccattctttaaagcacactctttttatctttatcttttcttgtacactcgcattccaccaccaagactccttgtctcttggtcctattcctttagattcactaaaattttcttttgttgttcttctaataacttctgccatctccctccacatctcttccgcgcttccattcccatcccactttgcctcttctcctacctgtcttaggaagcttctttgttcctcacctttcattcGCCACCACCTCGttcttgggttcttcgtatgatgtcttttcctcaatttTTACTCAATGCGAAAATCCATGATGAgcatcctatgttgtgttgtcaaactctctcttgggataattttacaattaatgcaaaatttccggtcgactctcctcaacaaggaAAAGTCgttttgagagcttgtcatgccactcttataggttataagatgttcatctctctttttaaaacatgtatttgcgatgagaaagtcaaaggttgaggaaaagtccaaaatagttttaccctcggcattgatcaccccgaaaccatgccTTCATGGATAAGATACCCAGTCACTTCTCTTCCAATAtgaccatttaaatctcctcctaagaaaatcttatctcccaaaggtatgtctTTCtaaatcctcccaaaaccttatcttgtgttgttcgtccgaacccacttgcggtgcataggcgctaatcacatgaaaagcacTTCCTTCCACTACaaatttgatagagatgatccgatctcccaccctcttgacatccactacatcCTTCtttcactgcttatccacaataataccaacctcattcctattcttcacctttcctgtataacAAAGTTTGAAatcagaagtatccaactccctagccttcgcaccaacctattttgtttcttgtaggcacataatgtatgttaatcttcctccttgtcatggtgtccaccacctccatggatttttctgttagagtgcctatgtttcatgtcccaaatctcaatctTCTGTCACTCCAACCTTTACCTTTTATTTTGTGAACtaacttatttaccctcgtccgttcacgaaaatgcGGGAACCCTTagcttgctcatttaacactacattcAGGCACCGATACAGCGGTTCTTGCtcatttgacaccgtactcgagccatacaacGTGTTGCTTTCGGGCAACGACCTAACTTTAgcacaataatgtctttgatttaTGTTATGGAGATCTGACTATGTTTTTATATTAGttgtcgaagacctaacacaatcCTCCTCAGACTTGGGACAAGCTATGTACCGCAAATGTAATATACGCGGAGTTTAACCATATATATATCACGTAACCGATAAATAATGCTAATTCAATACTCTATTTGTGGAATAAGGGGGTTAAAACTTAAAACCCCGAAAAGAAGCAAAAACAGAAACTAAACGGCTCCTCTCATTCTAAGCGTCCCATGCGAGTTCATAAGCAAAGCGGCAAAGCCTGCTTGACATTCAGCAGTGGCCTGTCAAAGAGATGAACACCAGCTGGCAAACCTTGGCCTTTCTTGGCAAAACAATCAGCGACAGAGTTAGCTTTATGTAAGGTATGTAACCAATCCACCTTCTGCATGCGCCTCACTAAGGTTGTGATATCATCTAGGAGCGGTCTGCACGGGTGAGATGTTGGGCAACCATCCTTGATGAACTTGATTGCTGTGGTAGAGTAGGGGCGGGGTGGGATGAATTTTTGTCCTTCCATTTTGCATTAAAATGATCCGTATAAAATTCGCTCTGTCCTTATTGCGAATAAAAACTAAactctaatataaaaaattaaactctaatccGTTCCGGTCTTAAAATGACTAATCTCCCGTTTCTTACCTCTATTTAGTAAAATGTTCTTCGTCTTTGTTTTATTTCTCTAACTGCTCTGTGTTTATTTccgttaaattttaaattatttaaaaaaaaattaatataatcataATAACATCttatacaatttaattaaatacattaaattaaacacaaatttaacataataaatttaacatgttaaatatattaaaattgatatCTGATGCTAAATTCAAAATTCCACTGTAAATCCAAAGGTTctcaatatttttcttgtaaGGAAAGCTACTCTCTGAACTTTTCTTCATCCAAGCACCTGGAATAGAGAGAAAATCATTGAGTGATGTGCTGAGAAGCCTGCTGCGCTAGAATGTCCATACTCATGCTCCACATCCATTTGTGTTTCCAAAATTAATGTGGGTTTCATCTCCAATACGCTTGATACACGATCAAAACAATAGTTTCATACGTCTTTTTAAACGATcaaaaattactattttaatatgATAAAAACGATAATTTCAACTGTTATtttaaagaaacaaaaattataatgttattagAAAAGACGattaaaataatcattttaaatgataaaaaaatcattttatcaAATAAATATGACGATTTTCAACAATCCTTTCAAATGATAAAAATACCACTTTAATTAACTCGGTAAAATTCTATTTTAAACACCAAAAAATACGATTTCAATCCGGTAAAAACGATCATTTCCATCCGCAGATACATATATTAGAGCTGCATTATAATTGTGAGTATGTAATATgtatagctagagaaggtaaaCATGAAGATGAGTTTATCCCATTGATAAGGAAAGACATACAGAATAACAATGGTAGAATCAGTAGTACAGTAACTACTAATTAACTAGCTAGCTAGTACATGTTATAAATAATCATATATCATTATCATCTAGGTAGCGGCCTACAACTTAAATGGACTAATAAATTCAAAGTACACATACGGAATAATATATATGAGAAGAATGCATGGGTGATGGCATGGCGAATCAATCACACGCATTCAGGTTGAGTTGCAGGTGCAGCGATTTTCTCCTCATGATTTCCATCTTCTTGTTCTCCGTTGATCTTCGCCTTTGCTTGCTGCTGCTCCTCCACCAGAGCCAAAGAGGTGGCTATCACAATGCTCTTGAGTGGCTCTTGCGGTGCTTTCTCTTCCTTTGTTTTGTTGCTGCCTTTCCTGTAAATACCATACAGCACCATCTGGACTAACCCCAGTCCAAAACCCAGCACATTTGGCAGCTGCCATTCACAACAcatcaacaaaattaataattcatTATTCAATATTCTGCATGCTGCTTTATCATTCAACGGTATGTACTTACAGCAATGCATATGTCCTTGAGAAAGAGACCATAACCAAACCACATTACAGCACTCAATGTGAGTGTAAATGACAAATTGAAAGGCATAAACTCCACACTCTTGGTCCGAATAACTTGTGCCTGCAGCAAGAAATTATTAGTTAAACACTGAATATATAGGTTGAGGGCATCGCAACTAATAAAGTACCCACGTACCACAATGCTTAGTGGTGCCGCAAAGACACTGACTGAGATAGAAACACAAATCCATCCCAAGACTTGGACTCGAAGAGGACCATGCACAGCGAAGTGTGTGACTAAGAGGATCAAACCAAAGGCGCCCACGTTCATCGACGAAAACAGCTTAATAGTTAAGCTCTGCATGCA harbors:
- the LOC112798306 gene encoding serine/threonine-protein kinase PBS1-like, coding for MGCFSCFDSREDQKLNPHGKHDHDHDHIRKQHQQQQQHPHPSNPALPSHISRLPSGADKLRSRSNGGSKRELPAPKDGPGVQIAAQTFTFRELAAATKNFRPESFIGEGGFGRVYKGKLESTGQIVAVKQLDRNGLQGNREFLVEVLMLSLLHHPNLVNLIGYCADGEQRLLVYEFMPLGSLEDHLHDLPPDKEPLDWNTRMKIAAGAAKGLEYLHDKANPPVIYRDFKSSNILLDEGYHPKLSDFGLAKLGPVGDKSHVSTRVMGTYGYCAPEYAMTGQLTVKSDVYSFGVVFLELITGRKAIDSTQPHGEQNLVTWARPLFNDRRKFSKLADPRLQGRFPMRGLYQALAVASMCIQESAATRPLIGDVVTALSYLANQAYDPNNTGHGYRGSGDDKRNRDDKGARLLKNDEAGGSGHRWDLEGSEKDESPRETARMLNRDLDRERAVAEAKMWGENWREKRRQSLEPGSFDATNV
- the LOC112798308 gene encoding bidirectional sugar transporter N3-like, whose protein sequence is MAISHSTLAFTFGMLGNVISFMVFLAPIPTFYRIYKKKSTEGFQSLPYLVALFSSMLWLYYAMVKRDALLLITINSFGCVVEIIYITLFLIYATKDARSLTIKLFSSMNVGAFGLILLVTHFAVHGPLRVQVLGWICVSISVSVFAAPLSIVAQVIRTKSVEFMPFNLSFTLTLSAVMWFGYGLFLKDICIALPNVLGFGLGLVQMVLYGIYRKGSNKTKEEKAPQEPLKSIVIATSLALVEEQQQAKAKINGEQEDGNHEEKIAAPATQPECV